Proteins encoded within one genomic window of Polynucleobacter duraquae:
- a CDS encoding penicillin-binding protein 1A, which translates to MALPPKDKPPLNGRFNRQPDRRPGQPRGGSFSPNKSGSNPLIKALLIISMVFAVVVTLLLGYAFLVAKPNLPKISALIDYNPKTPLRIYTADKVLIGEFGEERRKVIPLNEIPMSMRNAVLAIEDDRFYSHGGVDYVGILRATLTNLRGNLSQGASTITMQVARNFFLSNEKTFSRKIYEVLLAWEIESQLSKDKILEIYMNQIFLGQRAYGFSSAAQIYFGKDLKDITIAESAMLAGLPKAPSAYNPVSNFRRAKIRQEYILQRMRDLSYITPEQYQIAMAEELHIRGLGNEFSTRADFPAEMVRQLLITQYGEAIYSQGIDVYTTILKADQDAAYKAVRRGIFEYDLRHAYRGPEGFIDLPEDTVKRQRAIDEALLAYPQLDDLQSGVVLDIKPKEMQVMIATGDTITIKGESMKLAAAALTDSTQPKKRLRPGAIVRLLSDGGVWKLAQLPQVEAAFVSMNTETGAILSLVGGFDFRRNKFNHVTQAQRQPGSSFKPFIYAAAIEKGFSPSTMVNDAPLSIGGLETGSQAWEPKNYDGKYEGLMRLRTALAKSKNLVSVRLIRSIGPSYAQDYIQRFGFEAEKHPPYLTMALGAGSVTPLQMASAYSVFANGGYRVDPYLINKMTDSKGTVLFEAKPTHAREDAPRVLDARTSFVLDSMLQEVTKTGTAASARAKLGRNDIAGKTGTTNESHDAWFAGYNPKVVAIAWIGFDKPASLGDRETGGGLALPMWISYMSTALRDEPQQSREVPAGVTQVDGDWFIPEFSNNGGVRELQ; encoded by the coding sequence ATGGCTCTACCCCCAAAAGACAAGCCGCCATTAAACGGGCGGTTTAACCGACAACCTGATAGACGCCCCGGTCAGCCAAGAGGAGGGTCATTCTCGCCCAATAAATCTGGAAGTAATCCGCTCATCAAAGCGCTTCTGATTATTAGTATGGTTTTTGCGGTGGTGGTTACCTTGTTGCTGGGATATGCTTTCTTAGTAGCAAAGCCGAATCTGCCAAAGATTTCAGCCTTGATTGATTACAACCCCAAAACACCATTGCGTATCTATACGGCTGATAAAGTTCTCATAGGTGAGTTTGGGGAGGAGCGCCGTAAGGTAATACCTTTAAATGAAATCCCAATGAGTATGCGTAATGCAGTTTTAGCCATTGAGGATGATCGCTTTTACTCTCATGGTGGAGTGGATTACGTGGGTATCCTGAGGGCTACGCTTACGAATTTACGGGGCAATCTTTCCCAGGGTGCCTCAACCATCACAATGCAAGTGGCGCGGAACTTTTTCCTCAGTAATGAGAAAACTTTCAGTCGTAAGATTTATGAGGTTCTCTTAGCTTGGGAAATTGAGTCTCAATTAAGTAAAGATAAGATTCTTGAGATTTATATGAATCAGATCTTTTTGGGGCAAAGAGCTTATGGATTTTCTAGTGCAGCCCAAATCTACTTTGGTAAAGATCTAAAAGACATTACGATCGCTGAATCAGCAATGCTGGCTGGCTTACCAAAAGCACCATCGGCATATAACCCTGTAAGCAATTTTCGGCGCGCCAAAATTCGACAGGAATACATTTTGCAGCGCATGCGTGATTTGTCGTACATCACTCCCGAGCAATATCAAATTGCAATGGCTGAAGAGTTACATATCCGTGGACTCGGTAATGAATTTAGTACTCGCGCAGATTTTCCTGCTGAGATGGTTCGTCAACTCCTGATTACACAATATGGCGAGGCAATCTATTCGCAGGGAATAGATGTATACACCACGATCTTGAAGGCAGACCAAGACGCCGCATATAAAGCAGTGCGTCGCGGCATTTTTGAGTACGACTTACGTCACGCATATCGTGGTCCCGAGGGATTCATTGATTTGCCAGAAGATACAGTGAAGCGCCAACGTGCAATTGATGAAGCTTTGTTGGCTTATCCGCAATTGGACGATTTGCAGTCAGGCGTAGTGCTCGATATTAAGCCAAAAGAAATGCAGGTCATGATTGCTACTGGAGATACGATCACCATAAAAGGTGAGAGTATGAAGCTTGCTGCTGCTGCTTTAACGGATAGCACTCAACCAAAAAAACGTTTGCGTCCTGGTGCGATCGTTAGGCTACTCTCAGACGGTGGCGTTTGGAAGTTGGCGCAGTTACCTCAAGTTGAAGCTGCTTTTGTTTCAATGAATACCGAGACGGGGGCGATCCTTTCTTTGGTGGGCGGCTTTGATTTTCGTCGAAATAAGTTTAATCATGTCACCCAGGCTCAACGCCAACCGGGTTCTTCTTTCAAGCCATTTATTTATGCCGCCGCGATCGAGAAAGGTTTTTCTCCAAGCACAATGGTGAATGATGCCCCGCTATCGATTGGTGGCCTGGAAACAGGGAGTCAAGCTTGGGAGCCAAAGAACTACGATGGCAAGTATGAGGGTTTAATGCGCTTACGCACTGCCTTAGCAAAATCAAAAAACTTGGTTTCAGTGAGATTAATTCGCTCTATTGGACCATCTTATGCTCAAGACTATATTCAACGTTTTGGATTTGAGGCGGAGAAGCACCCACCTTATTTGACAATGGCTTTGGGCGCAGGTTCTGTTACACCTTTGCAAATGGCATCCGCTTATAGCGTTTTTGCTAATGGGGGATATCGTGTAGACCCCTATTTAATTAATAAGATGACGGACTCAAAAGGCACGGTGCTGTTTGAGGCCAAGCCTACTCATGCGCGTGAAGATGCCCCCCGTGTGTTGGATGCGCGAACTTCTTTTGTGTTGGACAGTATGTTGCAAGAAGTTACGAAAACCGGCACTGCGGCCAGTGCAAGAGCGAAATTAGGCCGGAATGACATTGCCGGCAAAACAGGTACTACGAATGAGTCTCACGATGCTTGGTTTGCGGGATATAACCCGAAGGTAGTTGCAATTGCTTGGATAGGCTTTGATAAACCCGCAAGTTTGGGCGATCGTGAAACTGGTGGAGGCCTCGCTTTACCAATGTGGATCTCTTATATGAGTACTGCCTTGAGGGATGAGCCACAACAATCACGCGAAGTGCCTGCGGGCGTAACCCAAGTGGATGGTGATTGGTTTATTCCTGAGTTTTCTAATAACGGCGGTGTACGCGAACTGCAGTAG
- a CDS encoding transposase, producing the protein MARQARTIIPGQAMHVMVRGNNRETLFFGDADRRIYLDWLREAAKQFGSAVHAFALMPNHVHLLMTPHNDDSLAKTMQSLGRRYAQYFNQQQQRSGTIWEGRYRSSLIDPDYFLRCQRFIELNPVRSGFELSPQASTWTSFASHIGGNAEPWLVDHQHFWRLGNTPFERQMNWATFVKEGAPHWEDRQINEALVRSKPWISDVYAKKLFKDNPEQALIRRRGRPKKLILANSIA; encoded by the coding sequence ATGGCAAGGCAAGCGCGTACCATCATTCCTGGTCAAGCAATGCATGTGATGGTTCGTGGCAATAATCGAGAAACACTTTTTTTTGGTGATGCGGACCGCCGCATCTACTTAGATTGGTTACGAGAGGCCGCCAAACAATTTGGTAGCGCGGTACATGCATTTGCCTTAATGCCAAACCATGTGCATCTTTTAATGACCCCCCACAATGACGATTCGCTTGCAAAAACAATGCAATCCCTAGGTAGGCGATATGCCCAGTATTTCAATCAACAGCAGCAACGTTCGGGAACGATTTGGGAGGGACGCTACCGCTCCTCCTTAATAGATCCAGATTATTTTTTACGCTGCCAACGCTTCATTGAACTCAATCCCGTGAGGTCTGGTTTTGAGTTGAGCCCACAGGCTTCCACTTGGACTAGTTTTGCTTCCCACATTGGCGGCAATGCAGAGCCTTGGTTGGTTGACCATCAGCACTTTTGGAGGCTGGGCAATACTCCTTTTGAGAGGCAAATGAACTGGGCAACATTTGTGAAAGAGGGGGCGCCTCACTGGGAAGATCGCCAAATTAATGAGGCTCTGGTGAGATCTAAGCCGTGGATAAGCGATGTTTATGCAAAAAAGCTGTTTAAAGATAATCCTGAACAGGCATTAATCAGACGCCGTGGACGACCCAAAAAATTAATATTAGCTAATTCAATAGCTTAG
- a CDS encoding glutamate synthase-related protein, producing the protein MTTHTNTDLRPIAQGLYDPQNEHDACGVGFVAHIKGKKSHEIVAQGLQILENLDHRGAVGADPLMGDGAGILIQVPDTLYREEMAKQGIELPPFGEYGVGMIFLPKEQASRLACEQELERTVRLEGQVVLGWRDVPVDVKLPMSPTVQMTEPFIRQIFIGRGRDIMTTDALERKLYVIRKTASHAIQDLHLKHGKEYFVASMSARTIVYKGLLLANQVGAYYKDLQDSRTVSALALVHQRFSTNTFPAWELAHPYRMIAHNGEINTVKGNVNWVNAREGAISSPVLGDDLKKLWPLIYPGQSDTACFDNCLELLVMSGYPLAQAMMMMIPEAWEQHTLMDENRRAFYEYHAAMMEPWDGPAAIAFTDGRQIGATLDRNGLRPARYYVTDDDLVIMGSEAGVLPIPENKIVQKWRLQPGKMFMIDMEQGRIIDDVELKDAVSKAKPYKSWIDAVRVKLDEVDASKADLVDEKNTIRPAAKLLDRQQAFGYTQEDIKYLMAPMAMNGEEAIGSMGNDSPLAVLSNKNKPLYNYFKQLFAQVTNPPIDSIRENMVMSLVSFIGPKPNLLDTNNINPPMRLEVNQPILDFNDMTKIRHIGHYTNGKFRSYELDICYPASWGKDGIEARLASLCAEAADAVRSGYNILIVSDRQVDEQHVAIPALLATSAIHQHLVEKGLRTSVGLVVETGSARETHHFALLAGYGAEAVHPYLAMETLAEMAKGLSGDLSAEKAVKNFVKAVGKGLQKVMSKMGISTYMSYTGSQIFEAIGLNRDVIDHYFKGTPSNVGGIGVFEVAEEALRMHQSAFGNDPVLTNMLEAGGEYAFRIRGEDHMWTPDTIAKLQHSTRAGIDKGYQTYKEYANLINDQTKRQMTLRGLFEFKIDPVKAIPLDEVEPAKEIVKRFATGAMSLGSISTEAHATLAIAMNRIGGKSNTGEGGEDPNRYVNELKGIPIKKGETLASILGDNVVEANIPLLDGDSLRSRIKQVASGRFGVTTEYLRSADQIQIKMAQGAKPGEGGQLPGGKVSDYIGKLRFSVPGVGLISPPPHHDIYSIEDIAQLIHDLKNVNPAADVSVKLVSEVGVGTIAAGVAKAKADHVVIAGHDGGTGASPLSSIKHAGSPWELGLAETQQTLVLNGLRSRIRVQADGQMKTGRDVVIGALLGADEFGFATAPLVVEGCIMMRKCHLNTCPVGVATQDPELRKKFSGKPEHVVNFFFFIAEEVREIMAQLGIRKFDDLIGRVDLLDTRKGIENWKVHGLDFSKIFAEPAVAKDVPRYQILTQDHGLDSALDNILIEKSQPALQGGEKVSFIVPVKNVNRTVGAMLSGEIAQRYGHAGLPDDTIHIQLNGTAGQSFAAFLARGITLDLVGDGNDYVGKGLSGGRVIVRAPHEFRGDTAKNIIVGNTVLYGAIGGEAFFNGVAGERFAVRNSGATTVVEGTGDHGCEYMTGGTVVVLGATGRNFAAGMSGGIAYVYDEDGLFEKRCNTSMATLEKVLPSAEQIAQMPQSQWHAPVDVKDGGERMTDEQILKGLIERHFRHTGSERAKALLADWENARGRFVKVLPTEYKRALGELWEKAQNKTVAA; encoded by the coding sequence ATGACTACACACACAAACACAGACCTTCGTCCAATCGCGCAGGGTCTCTATGATCCACAAAATGAGCATGACGCATGTGGCGTAGGATTCGTCGCCCACATCAAGGGCAAGAAGTCACATGAGATTGTTGCTCAGGGATTGCAAATTCTTGAGAACTTAGACCACCGGGGCGCTGTCGGCGCTGATCCACTGATGGGCGACGGCGCTGGAATTTTGATCCAAGTACCGGATACCTTGTACCGCGAAGAAATGGCAAAGCAAGGTATTGAGTTACCTCCATTTGGTGAATATGGCGTTGGTATGATTTTTCTGCCAAAAGAGCAAGCATCGCGTTTAGCTTGCGAACAAGAGTTAGAGCGCACAGTTCGCCTTGAAGGCCAAGTTGTTTTGGGTTGGAGGGATGTTCCGGTTGATGTCAAGCTGCCAATGTCACCAACAGTGCAAATGACAGAACCATTTATTCGTCAGATATTCATTGGTCGCGGACGCGACATCATGACAACTGACGCACTTGAGCGTAAGTTGTATGTCATTCGTAAAACTGCAAGCCATGCAATTCAAGACTTGCATTTAAAGCATGGCAAAGAATATTTTGTAGCGTCGATGTCAGCTCGCACCATTGTTTATAAGGGTTTGCTATTGGCGAACCAGGTAGGAGCGTACTACAAAGACTTACAAGATTCACGTACAGTTTCTGCGTTGGCATTAGTGCATCAGCGTTTCTCCACAAACACTTTCCCGGCCTGGGAGTTGGCTCACCCATATCGCATGATTGCGCACAACGGTGAGATCAACACTGTTAAAGGGAATGTCAATTGGGTCAATGCGCGAGAGGGAGCAATCAGCTCACCAGTACTTGGCGATGACCTTAAAAAATTGTGGCCACTCATCTATCCAGGTCAATCCGATACAGCCTGTTTTGATAACTGTTTAGAGTTATTAGTGATGTCAGGTTATCCATTGGCACAAGCAATGATGATGATGATCCCGGAAGCCTGGGAACAGCACACATTGATGGATGAAAACCGTCGCGCATTCTATGAGTACCACGCTGCAATGATGGAGCCATGGGATGGACCAGCAGCGATAGCTTTTACGGATGGCCGTCAGATTGGCGCTACCTTAGACCGTAATGGTTTGCGCCCAGCGCGTTATTACGTAACAGATGATGACCTAGTCATCATGGGCTCTGAGGCTGGTGTTCTGCCAATTCCAGAGAATAAGATCGTTCAAAAGTGGCGCTTGCAACCAGGCAAGATGTTTATGATTGATATGGAGCAGGGCCGCATTATTGATGATGTGGAATTGAAGGATGCAGTCTCTAAAGCAAAGCCATATAAGAGCTGGATCGATGCGGTACGGGTGAAGCTCGATGAAGTTGATGCCAGCAAGGCAGATTTAGTAGATGAAAAAAATACTATTCGTCCCGCTGCAAAATTATTAGATCGTCAACAGGCTTTCGGTTATACCCAAGAGGATATTAAGTACCTCATGGCACCAATGGCGATGAATGGTGAAGAAGCAATTGGATCGATGGGTAACGATAGCCCACTAGCCGTTCTCTCTAATAAGAACAAGCCACTCTATAACTATTTCAAGCAATTGTTTGCGCAGGTAACCAATCCGCCGATTGACTCTATCCGTGAAAACATGGTGATGTCTTTAGTGTCTTTCATTGGACCTAAGCCGAATTTGTTAGATACCAACAATATCAATCCGCCAATGCGTTTGGAAGTGAACCAGCCGATTTTAGATTTCAACGATATGACCAAGATTCGTCATATTGGTCACTACACCAACGGTAAGTTCCGCTCGTATGAGTTGGATATTTGCTATCCAGCATCCTGGGGCAAGGATGGTATTGAGGCTCGCTTGGCATCCTTGTGTGCTGAAGCTGCTGATGCCGTACGCTCTGGTTACAACATCTTGATCGTGAGCGATCGTCAGGTTGACGAGCAGCATGTGGCCATTCCGGCATTGTTAGCAACTTCAGCAATTCATCAGCACTTGGTTGAAAAAGGGTTGCGTACTAGCGTCGGACTTGTTGTTGAAACCGGTAGCGCGCGTGAGACACATCATTTCGCACTCTTAGCTGGTTATGGTGCTGAAGCAGTTCATCCGTACTTGGCAATGGAAACTTTGGCTGAGATGGCTAAAGGTTTATCGGGCGATTTGTCAGCAGAAAAAGCAGTCAAGAATTTTGTAAAAGCGGTTGGTAAGGGCTTACAAAAAGTAATGTCCAAAATGGGTATCTCTACTTACATGTCTTATACCGGCTCACAGATTTTTGAGGCAATTGGTTTGAACCGAGATGTAATTGATCACTACTTTAAGGGCACTCCATCCAATGTAGGTGGTATCGGTGTATTTGAAGTGGCTGAAGAAGCTTTACGCATGCATCAATCTGCGTTTGGTAATGATCCTGTTTTGACCAACATGCTCGAAGCTGGTGGTGAGTATGCCTTCCGTATTCGTGGCGAAGACCATATGTGGACTCCGGATACGATTGCGAAGTTGCAGCACTCTACCCGTGCTGGTATCGATAAGGGCTATCAAACTTATAAAGAGTATGCCAATCTGATTAATGACCAAACCAAGCGTCAGATGACCTTGCGCGGTTTGTTTGAGTTCAAGATTGATCCAGTTAAAGCAATTCCATTGGATGAAGTCGAGCCTGCAAAAGAAATCGTTAAGCGTTTTGCAACGGGCGCGATGTCTTTAGGTTCTATCTCTACTGAAGCGCACGCTACTTTAGCAATTGCTATGAACAGGATTGGCGGTAAGTCTAATACTGGTGAGGGCGGTGAAGACCCCAATCGCTACGTGAATGAACTTAAAGGCATTCCAATTAAGAAGGGTGAAACCTTAGCCAGCATTTTGGGTGACAATGTCGTTGAGGCAAATATTCCTTTGCTCGATGGTGATTCATTACGCTCCAGAATTAAGCAGGTTGCTTCCGGTCGTTTCGGAGTTACCACTGAATATCTGCGCTCTGCTGATCAGATTCAGATCAAGATGGCTCAAGGTGCTAAGCCTGGTGAAGGCGGCCAATTGCCGGGCGGTAAGGTTTCTGACTACATCGGTAAGTTGCGCTTCTCCGTGCCAGGAGTTGGCTTAATCTCTCCTCCTCCACACCATGATATTTACTCTATTGAAGATATCGCTCAGTTGATTCACGATCTCAAGAATGTGAACCCTGCTGCTGATGTCTCTGTGAAGTTGGTTTCTGAGGTCGGTGTTGGTACGATTGCTGCAGGTGTTGCTAAAGCGAAAGCGGATCACGTAGTGATCGCTGGACATGATGGCGGTACTGGCGCATCACCACTCTCTTCTATTAAGCATGCTGGTTCCCCATGGGAGTTAGGTTTAGCTGAAACTCAGCAAACATTAGTGCTCAATGGTTTGCGTAGCCGTATTCGTGTGCAAGCTGATGGTCAAATGAAAACTGGTCGCGACGTGGTGATCGGCGCATTATTGGGTGCAGATGAGTTTGGTTTTGCAACCGCTCCATTAGTTGTTGAAGGTTGCATCATGATGCGTAAGTGTCATTTGAATACCTGCCCAGTTGGTGTTGCTACACAAGATCCTGAATTGCGTAAAAAGTTCTCTGGTAAGCCAGAGCACGTTGTAAATTTCTTCTTCTTTATTGCTGAAGAAGTGCGCGAGATCATGGCTCAACTCGGTATTCGTAAGTTTGATGATTTGATTGGGCGCGTTGATCTCTTAGATACACGCAAAGGTATTGAGAACTGGAAAGTTCACGGCTTGGATTTCAGTAAGATTTTTGCTGAGCCAGCGGTGGCTAAAGACGTGCCACGTTATCAGATCCTGACTCAAGACCATGGTTTGGATAGCGCGTTGGATAACATTCTGATTGAGAAGAGTCAGCCTGCATTGCAAGGTGGTGAGAAAGTCTCCTTCATTGTTCCTGTGAAGAACGTGAACCGTACTGTTGGCGCAATGCTCTCTGGAGAAATCGCTCAGCGTTATGGCCATGCTGGTTTGCCGGATGACACTATTCATATTCAATTGAATGGCACTGCTGGTCAAAGTTTCGCCGCCTTCTTAGCGCGCGGCATTACCCTAGATTTAGTTGGTGACGGTAACGACTACGTTGGTAAAGGTTTATCTGGCGGACGCGTCATTGTGCGTGCGCCACATGAGTTCCGTGGTGATACAGCCAAGAACATCATTGTTGGTAATACCGTTCTCTATGGTGCAATCGGTGGCGAAGCATTCTTTAACGGTGTAGCTGGTGAACGTTTTGCAGTGCGTAACTCTGGTGCTACAACGGTGGTTGAAGGTACTGGCGATCACGGTTGTGAATACATGACTGGTGGCACTGTGGTGGTGTTAGGCGCAACTGGCCGTAACTTTGCAGCAGGTATGAGCGGTGGTATTGCTTATGTTTATGACGAAGATGGTCTCTTTGAAAAGCGCTGTAATACCAGCATGGCGACCTTGGAAAAAGTATTGCCTTCCGCTGAGCAGATTGCCCAAATGCCTCAGTCACAGTGGCATGCCCCTGTTGACGTGAAGGATGGTGGCGAGCGCATGACTGATGAGCAAATTCTGAAGGGCTTGATCGAGCGTCATTTCCGTCACACTGGTTCTGAGCGTGCTAAAGCACTCTTAGCCGATTGGGAAAATGCGCGCGGTCGTTTTGTGAAGGTGCTACCTACTGAGTACAAACGTGCCCTAGGTGAGTTGTGGGAAAAAGCGCAAAACAAAACTGTTGCAGCTTAA
- a CDS encoding glutamate synthase subunit beta, protein MGKVTGFMEFERVDETYEAPVKRLHHYKEFVAALTDDEAKVQGARCMDCGIPFCNNGCPVNNIIPDFNDLVFHDDWKNALDVLQSTNNFPEFTGRICPAPCEAACTLGINSDAVGIKSIEHAIIDKGWENGWVKPQLPKTKTGKKVAVVGGGPAGMATAQQLARVGHDVTVFEKNDRVGGLLRYGIPDFKMEKWLIDRRVEQMQAEGVKFETGVFVGKEAIGAEVKNYSTKTVSPDQLMKDFDAVVISGGSEQPRDLPVPGRELKGVHYALDFLIPQNKENAGDFKNEISAAGKHVIVIGGGDTGSDCVGTSNRHGAAKITQFELLPQPPETENKPLVWPYWPTKLRTSSSHEEGCERDWSVATKRFEGKDGKLEKLICVRLEWKDGKMTEMPNSEFEIKADLVFLAMGFVSPAAQVLNAFGVEKDARGNAKATVDGQNAYQTNVPKVFAAGDMRRGQSLVVWAIREGRQAAHAVDEYLMGSSVLPR, encoded by the coding sequence ATGGGTAAGGTCACTGGATTTATGGAATTTGAGCGCGTAGATGAAACCTACGAAGCTCCCGTTAAACGCCTCCATCATTACAAAGAGTTTGTTGCGGCGCTGACAGATGACGAAGCTAAAGTGCAAGGCGCACGTTGCATGGATTGCGGCATTCCATTTTGCAATAACGGCTGTCCAGTCAATAACATTATTCCTGACTTTAATGATTTGGTATTTCATGATGACTGGAAGAATGCATTAGATGTTTTGCAATCCACCAATAACTTCCCTGAGTTCACTGGCCGTATCTGTCCTGCACCTTGTGAGGCCGCCTGTACCTTAGGAATTAATAGTGATGCAGTTGGTATTAAGTCAATTGAACACGCCATTATTGATAAGGGTTGGGAAAATGGTTGGGTTAAGCCGCAGCTGCCTAAAACCAAAACAGGTAAAAAAGTTGCCGTTGTTGGCGGTGGACCAGCTGGTATGGCGACTGCACAGCAATTAGCGCGCGTGGGTCATGACGTCACTGTATTTGAAAAGAATGATCGTGTTGGTGGGTTATTGCGCTACGGCATTCCTGATTTCAAAATGGAAAAATGGTTGATCGATCGTCGTGTGGAACAAATGCAAGCTGAAGGTGTGAAGTTTGAGACTGGTGTATTTGTAGGCAAAGAAGCAATTGGTGCTGAAGTAAAAAATTACTCCACAAAAACTGTTTCACCGGATCAGTTGATGAAAGATTTTGATGCGGTAGTCATTAGTGGTGGATCAGAGCAGCCGCGTGACTTACCAGTCCCTGGCCGTGAGTTGAAGGGTGTTCACTATGCCTTGGATTTCTTGATTCCCCAGAACAAAGAAAACGCTGGCGATTTCAAAAATGAGATTTCTGCAGCTGGTAAGCATGTCATCGTCATTGGCGGTGGCGATACTGGATCTGATTGTGTGGGAACATCCAATCGTCACGGTGCTGCCAAAATTACTCAGTTTGAATTATTGCCGCAGCCACCAGAGACTGAAAACAAGCCTTTGGTATGGCCATATTGGCCAACTAAATTGCGTACATCTTCTTCGCACGAAGAGGGTTGTGAGCGCGATTGGTCTGTTGCGACTAAGCGTTTTGAAGGCAAAGACGGCAAACTGGAGAAGTTGATCTGTGTGCGTTTGGAGTGGAAAGACGGCAAGATGACAGAAATGCCAAACTCTGAATTTGAAATCAAGGCAGATTTGGTGTTCTTGGCAATGGGCTTTGTGTCCCCGGCAGCGCAGGTGCTCAATGCCTTCGGTGTTGAAAAAGATGCCCGTGGGAATGCAAAAGCTACTGTTGATGGCCAAAATGCTTACCAAACCAATGTTCCAAAGGTATTTGCTGCTGGCGATATGCGCCGTGGACAGTCTTTGGTGGTTTGGGCAATTCGTGAAGGCCGTCAAGCAGCCCATGCAGTAGACGAGTATTTAATGGGGTCATCTGTTCTGCCGCGATAA
- a CDS encoding ABC transporter ATP-binding protein, which yields MNSGHANSVEVKQKTSSGGHGEVVVSIKDVNFSYAPGERQILSGLNMEFRRGQVVAVMGGSGCGKTTILRLIGGQFTAQSGQVLFEGRDIGKMNGTELMAARRRMGMLFQFGALFTDLSVFENVAFPLREHTDLSEELLRSLVLMKLNAVGLRGARDLMPAQISGGMARRVALARAIALDPPLIMFDEPFAGLDPISLGITARLIRDLNQALGATSLLVTHDVEETFEIADYVYFIANGRIGAEGTPEELSRSTDPFVRQFLDASPDGPVPFHYPGQSLEEDFGVSLK from the coding sequence ATGAACAGTGGCCACGCCAATTCGGTGGAAGTGAAGCAAAAAACCTCTAGTGGTGGCCATGGCGAAGTTGTCGTTTCAATCAAGGACGTCAACTTCTCTTACGCCCCCGGTGAGCGGCAAATTCTATCGGGACTCAATATGGAGTTCCGTCGCGGCCAAGTGGTTGCGGTGATGGGTGGCTCTGGTTGCGGTAAGACCACTATTCTCAGACTCATTGGCGGTCAGTTCACTGCGCAGTCGGGTCAAGTTTTATTCGAAGGCCGAGATATTGGAAAAATGAACGGCACTGAATTGATGGCAGCCCGTCGTCGGATGGGAATGCTCTTTCAGTTTGGCGCACTCTTTACGGACCTCAGTGTTTTTGAAAACGTCGCCTTTCCTTTACGTGAGCATACCGATTTAAGTGAAGAGCTATTGCGCTCTTTAGTGCTCATGAAACTCAATGCAGTTGGCCTGCGTGGCGCACGTGATTTAATGCCGGCGCAAATTTCTGGTGGTATGGCACGCCGTGTTGCTTTGGCTAGAGCTATTGCACTGGATCCTCCTTTGATCATGTTTGACGAGCCCTTCGCTGGTTTAGATCCAATTTCATTGGGGATTACGGCGCGCTTGATTCGGGATTTGAATCAAGCTCTGGGTGCAACCAGTCTTTTGGTTACGCATGATGTGGAAGAAACTTTTGAAATTGCCGATTACGTATATTTCATTGCCAATGGTCGCATTGGTGCTGAGGGAACTCCGGAAGAGTTAAGTCGCTCAACAGATCCTTTTGTGCGTCAATTCTTAGATGCCTCCCCGGATGGGCCAGTGCCATTCCACTATCCAGGGCAAAGTCTTGAGGAAGACTTTGGGGTGAGCCTTAAGTGA
- the mlaE gene encoding lipid asymmetry maintenance ABC transporter permease subunit MlaE: MLRKIIDLLGDLGFFIRRNLTSLGLAARMFVAVIWRSGFLLKRPRLVSDQILFVGNHSFVIIAVSGLFVGFVLGLQGYYTLNRYGSEQALGLLVALSLTRELGPVITALLFAGRAGTSLTAEIGLMKAGEQLSAMEMMAVDPLSRVIAPRLWAGIIAMPILATIFTAVGVMGGYFVGVPLIGVDSGAFWSQMQGGVDLFSDIGNGLIKSLVFGVAVTFIALYQGYEAKPTPEGVSQATTRTVVISSLSVLALDFLLTAMMFSN; encoded by the coding sequence ATGCTTCGTAAAATTATCGATCTCTTGGGTGACCTTGGATTCTTTATTCGTCGCAACTTAACGAGCCTTGGCCTTGCTGCACGTATGTTTGTAGCGGTTATTTGGCGCTCTGGTTTTTTATTAAAAAGACCTCGCTTAGTTTCTGATCAGATTCTGTTTGTCGGCAATCACTCATTTGTGATCATTGCAGTATCTGGTTTGTTTGTTGGTTTTGTTTTGGGTTTACAGGGTTATTACACCTTGAATCGTTATGGTTCGGAGCAGGCTTTGGGTTTGTTGGTGGCTTTATCGCTCACCCGGGAATTGGGCCCTGTGATAACTGCCCTCTTATTTGCTGGTCGGGCCGGTACATCACTTACCGCTGAGATTGGCTTAATGAAAGCTGGTGAACAGCTCAGTGCTATGGAAATGATGGCGGTGGATCCATTAAGTCGCGTGATCGCACCGCGCTTGTGGGCAGGCATTATTGCCATGCCGATTTTGGCGACGATCTTTACGGCGGTTGGTGTGATGGGTGGCTACTTTGTCGGCGTGCCCCTGATTGGGGTCGACTCTGGCGCCTTCTGGTCGCAGATGCAGGGTGGGGTGGATCTCTTCTCCGACATTGGCAATGGCCTAATTAAAAGCTTGGTGTTTGGTGTGGCAGTAACTTTTATTGCCCTATATCAGGGTTATGAGGCGAAGCCTACGCCAGAGGGGGTATCACAGGCAACCACTAGAACTGTGGTGATCTCTTCCTTATCGGTTTTAGCATTAGATTTCTTGCTCACCGCAATGATGTTCTCGAATTAG